In Tolypothrix sp. NIES-4075, the following proteins share a genomic window:
- the arsM gene encoding arsenosugar biosynthesis arsenite methyltransferase ArsM, producing MTYLEAAAQFYSEVAQTPQVGLCCVQSSSLQLPGLHIPSQMQEMNYGCGTTVHAAELANQPTVLYVGVGGGLEALQFAYFSRRQSAVIAVDPVAAMREAATRNLEIAAKENSWFDTSFVEIREGDAFNLPVDDASVDVVAQNCLFNIFEPEDLTRALKEAYRVLKPGGRLQMSDPIATSPIPLHLQQDERLRAMCLSGALTYEEYTQRIIQAGFGQVEIRARRPYRLLDSQTYNLPDNLLLESLDSVSFKVIIPEDGACIFTGKTAIYAGAEETFDDSAGHILQRGVPAAVCDKTAAKLGGLKPKEIIITDSTWYYDGGGCC from the coding sequence ATGACCTATTTAGAAGCAGCAGCGCAATTCTACAGCGAAGTAGCGCAAACACCGCAAGTTGGACTTTGTTGCGTCCAAAGTTCATCCTTGCAGTTGCCAGGATTGCATATTCCCTCGCAAATGCAGGAAATGAACTACGGTTGCGGTACCACTGTTCACGCAGCTGAACTCGCAAACCAACCTACAGTCTTGTATGTTGGTGTTGGTGGTGGGTTAGAAGCGTTGCAATTTGCTTATTTTTCGCGTCGTCAGAGTGCTGTAATTGCAGTCGATCCGGTTGCAGCGATGCGTGAAGCTGCTACACGCAATTTAGAAATTGCCGCAAAAGAAAATTCTTGGTTTGATACCAGCTTTGTGGAAATTCGCGAAGGGGATGCTTTTAACTTACCAGTTGATGATGCTTCTGTCGATGTAGTCGCGCAAAATTGCCTTTTCAATATCTTTGAACCCGAAGATTTAACTCGTGCTTTAAAGGAAGCATATCGAGTATTAAAACCAGGTGGACGCTTGCAAATGAGTGACCCGATCGCTACTTCTCCAATTCCCCTTCATTTACAACAAGATGAGCGGTTACGAGCCATGTGTTTATCAGGGGCACTCACCTATGAAGAGTATACTCAACGTATCATCCAAGCTGGTTTTGGTCAAGTTGAAATTCGTGCCCGTCGTCCTTATCGTCTTCTAGATTCTCAAACTTACAATTTGCCAGATAATTTGCTTTTAGAAAGTCTAGATTCTGTTTCTTTTAAAGTTATCATTCCCGAAGATGGTGCTTGTATTTTTACTGGGAAAACAGCAATTTACGCGGGTGCAGAAGAAACTTTTGACGATTCAGCCGGACATATTCTGCAACGTGGAGTTCCAGCAGCAGTGTGTGATAAAACAGCCGCTAAACTAGGCGGATTAAAGCCAAAAGAGATAATCATCACTGACTCTACATGGTATTATGACGGCGGCGGTTGTTGTTAA
- a CDS encoding phosphoketolase family protein — MILATPTQSKPLTDEELRKINAYWRAANYLSVGQIYLLDNPLLKEPLKQEHVKPRLLGHWGTTPGLNFIYAHLNRVIKKNDLNMIYIAGPGHGGPGLVANTYLEGTYSEYYPNISPDAEGMKKLFKQFSFPGGIPSHVAPETPGSIHEGGELGYSLSHAYGAAFDNPDLIVACVIGDGEAETGPLAGSWHSNKFLNPVHDGAVLPILHLNGYKIANPTVLARISHEELESLFVGYGYKPYFVEGSDPEIVHQLMAATLDTVIREIKEIQEDARNNNNPSRSPFPMIVLRTPKGWTGPKEVDGKKTENFWRSHQVPFGEISSKPEHLKLLEEWMQSYKPEELFDNNGTLIPELAELAPKKQRRMGNNPHANGGLLLRDLKMPDFRNYAVEVDKPGAVVAEATKVMGKLLRDVIKLNSERRNFRLVGPDETKSNRLDAVFEVTDRTWDAEILPQDENLSPDGRVMEILSEHTCQGWLEGYLLTGRHGFFSCYEAFIHIVDSMFNQHAKWLKTTRHIPWRRPIASLNYLLTSHVWRQDHNGFSHQDPGFIDHVVNKKSEVIRVYLPPDANTLLSVTDHCLRSRNYVNVIVAGKQPALQYLDMEAAIKHCTKGVGIWEWASNDKGFEPDVVMACAGDVPTLETLAAVDILRQHFPDLKVRVVNVVDLMTLQPTSEHPHGLSDKDFDSLFTTNKPVIFAFHGYPWLIHRLTYRRTNHDNFHVRGYKEEGTTTTPFDMVVLNELDRFSLVDDVIDRVPQLGYKAAYVKQMMHDKLIEHKLYINQHGEDMPEILHWKWQDSHENTDVGHEGS, encoded by the coding sequence ATGATCTTAGCAACCCCGACCCAATCAAAGCCTTTAACCGATGAAGAACTGCGTAAAATCAACGCTTATTGGCGTGCGGCTAACTATCTTTCAGTTGGACAAATCTATTTACTAGACAATCCACTACTCAAAGAACCGCTGAAGCAAGAACATGTTAAACCCAGACTTCTCGGTCACTGGGGAACAACTCCGGGTCTTAACTTTATTTACGCTCACCTCAACCGGGTAATTAAAAAGAATGACCTGAACATGATTTATATTGCAGGTCCCGGTCACGGTGGTCCGGGATTGGTCGCTAACACTTACCTCGAAGGCACTTACAGCGAATATTACCCCAACATTTCCCCAGATGCGGAGGGGATGAAGAAACTCTTCAAACAGTTTTCTTTTCCTGGGGGTATTCCCAGTCACGTTGCACCAGAAACTCCGGGTTCGATTCACGAAGGTGGTGAACTCGGCTATTCTCTATCCCACGCTTACGGTGCAGCTTTTGATAATCCTGACTTGATTGTTGCTTGCGTGATTGGTGATGGTGAAGCGGAAACCGGACCTTTAGCTGGTAGTTGGCACTCAAACAAGTTTCTCAACCCGGTGCATGATGGTGCTGTATTGCCAATTTTACATCTTAATGGCTACAAAATTGCTAACCCAACTGTGCTGGCACGAATCAGCCATGAAGAGTTAGAAAGTTTATTTGTCGGTTACGGCTATAAACCTTACTTTGTCGAAGGTTCCGACCCGGAAATTGTACATCAATTGATGGCGGCAACGCTAGATACTGTGATTCGGGAAATCAAAGAAATTCAAGAAGACGCCCGAAACAATAATAATCCTTCACGATCGCCTTTTCCGATGATTGTCCTGAGAACTCCTAAAGGTTGGACTGGACCAAAAGAGGTTGACGGCAAAAAGACAGAAAACTTTTGGCGATCGCATCAAGTTCCTTTTGGAGAAATATCATCCAAACCAGAACACCTCAAACTCCTCGAAGAGTGGATGCAAAGTTACAAACCAGAAGAACTCTTCGATAATAATGGTACACTAATTCCCGAACTAGCCGAACTCGCACCTAAAAAACAGCGTCGCATGGGAAATAATCCCCACGCTAACGGTGGTCTTTTGCTGCGTGATTTAAAAATGCCTGACTTCCGCAATTATGCTGTTGAAGTTGACAAACCGGGCGCAGTTGTTGCCGAAGCTACCAAGGTAATGGGGAAATTACTGCGGGATGTAATCAAACTAAACTCCGAACGCCGCAACTTTCGCTTGGTTGGACCAGACGAAACTAAATCGAATCGGCTCGACGCTGTATTTGAAGTTACAGACAGAACTTGGGACGCGGAAATACTTCCACAAGACGAAAACCTGTCCCCCGATGGACGTGTAATGGAAATTTTGAGCGAACATACTTGTCAAGGTTGGTTAGAAGGATACCTCCTCACCGGTCGTCACGGTTTCTTCTCCTGCTATGAAGCGTTTATCCACATAGTTGACTCGATGTTCAACCAACATGCAAAATGGTTGAAAACTACTCGTCACATTCCTTGGCGCCGACCGATCGCTTCTCTCAACTATCTTTTAACTTCCCACGTTTGGCGACAAGACCACAACGGCTTTTCTCACCAAGACCCAGGTTTTATCGATCATGTAGTCAACAAAAAATCTGAAGTCATTCGGGTATATTTACCCCCCGATGCCAACACGCTGCTATCAGTCACAGACCACTGTTTGCGAAGCCGCAATTATGTCAACGTGATCGTCGCCGGCAAACAACCAGCATTGCAGTATCTTGATATGGAAGCTGCAATTAAGCATTGTACCAAAGGTGTCGGCATTTGGGAATGGGCAAGTAATGACAAAGGCTTTGAACCGGATGTCGTGATGGCTTGTGCGGGAGATGTGCCGACGCTGGAAACTTTAGCAGCAGTAGATATTCTCCGCCAGCACTTCCCCGATTTGAAGGTGCGCGTGGTCAACGTGGTAGACTTGATGACACTACAACCAACAAGCGAACATCCGCACGGGTTGAGCGATAAAGACTTCGATAGTCTGTTTACAACTAACAAACCTGTAATTTTCGCCTTTCATGGCTACCCTTGGTTAATTCATCGCCTCACTTATCGTCGCACCAACCATGATAACTTTCATGTGCGCGGTTATAAAGAAGAGGGAACGACTACCACACCGTTTGATATGGTCGTCCTTAACGAATTAGACCGCTTTAGTTTAGTGGATGATGTGATTGACAGAGTGCCACAACTAGGGTACAAAGCTGCTTATGTCAAGCAAATGATGCACGACAAGTTAATTGAACACAAGCTTTACATTAACCAGCACGGTGAAGATATGCCGGAAATTCTCCACTGGAAATGGCAGGACTCACATGAGAACACTGATGTCGGTCACGAGGGAAGTTAA
- a CDS encoding papain fold toxin domain-containing protein: MSQLSDNDIYQEVGKIVANFRILECYECAQAVMQWLAENNIERKVVIIKTKKRKEYFILSTRLEQRGISDSITENGKHYGVEVRGRVFDNLSSDGLTREDWFNDFHCPSEQFIIEDSDKL; the protein is encoded by the coding sequence ATGAGTCAATTATCTGATAATGATATTTACCAAGAAGTCGGTAAGATAGTCGCCAACTTTAGAATCCTAGAATGTTACGAATGCGCTCAAGCTGTTATGCAATGGTTGGCAGAAAATAATATTGAAAGAAAGGTTGTTATCATTAAAACTAAGAAGCGCAAAGAGTATTTTATCCTTAGCACTCGCTTGGAGCAAAGGGGAATCAGTGACTCAATTACAGAAAATGGAAAACATTACGGAGTAGAAGTTCGTGGTCGAGTATTTGATAATCTATCAAGTGATGGATTGACAAGAGAAGATTGGTTTAATGATTTTCACTGTCCGAGTGAGCAATTCATTATTGAAGATTCAGATAAGTTATAA
- a CDS encoding transaldolase, which produces MSKNLLEQLRSMTVVVADTGDIKAIEKFKPQDATTNPSLITAAAQMPEYQEIVDQTLLQAKKDAGSSASQAQIVVMAFDRLAVSFGLKILQIIPGRVSTEVDARLSYDTEATVNKARELIAQYKAAGVGRDRVLIKIAATWEGIRAAEILEKEGIHCNLTLLFGIHQAIACAEAGVTLISPFVGRILDWYKKDTGRDSYPAHEDPGVVSVTTIYNYYKKFGYKTEVMGASFRNIGEITELAGCDLLTISPALLTELQSTTNALPRKLDPKNAPKMNIEKTPMDKDIFEKMHKSDRMAFDKLSEGIDGFTKALESLEKLLAERLSTLEANVKVGAA; this is translated from the coding sequence ATGTCTAAAAATTTACTGGAACAATTGCGGTCAATGACCGTTGTCGTGGCAGATACGGGAGATATCAAGGCAATTGAGAAGTTTAAGCCACAAGATGCGACCACAAATCCATCCCTGATTACTGCTGCGGCACAGATGCCAGAATATCAGGAAATTGTCGATCAGACATTACTCCAAGCAAAGAAAGATGCAGGATCGAGCGCAAGCCAAGCGCAAATCGTTGTGATGGCGTTTGACCGTTTGGCAGTGTCTTTTGGATTGAAGATTTTGCAAATCATTCCCGGTCGGGTGTCTACGGAAGTAGATGCGCGTTTGTCCTATGATACTGAGGCGACGGTGAATAAAGCGCGGGAGTTGATTGCTCAATATAAAGCGGCTGGAGTTGGACGCGATCGCGTTCTCATCAAAATTGCGGCGACTTGGGAAGGCATTCGCGCTGCGGAAATTTTGGAGAAAGAAGGTATCCACTGCAACCTGACTTTATTGTTTGGGATTCACCAGGCGATCGCTTGTGCAGAAGCTGGTGTGACTCTAATTTCTCCGTTTGTCGGACGAATTCTCGACTGGTACAAGAAAGACACTGGACGCGATAGCTATCCTGCACACGAAGACCCTGGTGTTGTGTCTGTGACAACAATCTACAACTACTACAAAAAGTTCGGCTACAAAACTGAAGTTATGGGAGCCAGCTTCCGTAACATTGGTGAAATTACTGAATTAGCTGGTTGTGATTTGTTGACGATTTCTCCGGCACTTTTGACTGAGTTGCAATCGACTACAAACGCATTGCCACGCAAACTCGATCCCAAGAATGCACCGAAGATGAATATCGAAAAAACACCGATGGATAAAGATATCTTTGAAAAAATGCACAAGAGCGATCGCATGGCATTCGATAAACTATCCGAAGGTATCGATGGCTTCACCAAAGCTTTGGAAAGCTTAGAAAAACTACTTGCCGAAAGATTATCTACTCTGGAAGCAAACGTTAAAGTCGGCGCCGCATAA
- a CDS encoding inorganic phosphate transporter, which translates to MLLGALFVVTLFLAYSNGANDNFKGVATLFGSQTASYKTAIWLATITTFAGSVASIFIAETLIKSFSGKGLVPDAIANATDFHLAVAIAGGLTVIIATVAGFPISTTHSLTGALVGAGLVAIGTKVNFTALGNSFVLPLLLSPIIAIPLGAGIYSLFNYIYHKSNLTQNQKIIDICHYISAGVVSFARGLNDTPKIVSLILIIQAFSIQGGIIAVAVAMAIGGLLNAKKVAETMSKKITSMNHTQGLSANIVTGLLVIAASRFGLPVSTTHVSVGSIFGVGVISKTANARVFYQILLSWILTLPTAAIISAISYGLLHSIS; encoded by the coding sequence ATGTTATTAGGGGCATTGTTTGTAGTTACGCTTTTTTTAGCTTATTCCAATGGAGCAAATGACAACTTCAAAGGTGTAGCAACGCTATTTGGGAGCCAAACAGCGAGTTATAAAACAGCAATTTGGTTGGCAACAATTACAACTTTTGCGGGTTCCGTGGCTTCGATTTTTATTGCGGAAACATTAATTAAAAGCTTTTCTGGCAAGGGACTGGTTCCGGATGCGATCGCTAACGCAACTGACTTTCATTTAGCAGTAGCGATCGCCGGCGGTTTAACTGTGATTATTGCTACTGTAGCAGGATTTCCCATTTCCACAACTCACAGTTTAACAGGTGCGCTGGTTGGTGCGGGATTAGTTGCGATCGGTACGAAAGTTAATTTTACAGCTTTGGGAAACTCCTTTGTTTTACCCCTCTTGTTAAGTCCCATCATTGCCATTCCTTTAGGAGCGGGTATTTACAGCTTATTTAACTATATCTACCACAAATCCAACTTGACACAAAACCAGAAAATTATTGACATTTGTCATTATATCAGTGCTGGTGTTGTCAGTTTTGCGAGAGGATTAAATGACACTCCGAAAATTGTCTCACTCATCTTGATTATTCAGGCTTTCTCAATTCAAGGAGGAATTATAGCAGTAGCTGTAGCAATGGCAATCGGAGGTTTACTCAACGCTAAAAAAGTTGCAGAAACCATGAGTAAAAAAATTACATCAATGAATCATACTCAGGGTTTGTCTGCCAACATTGTAACTGGACTTTTGGTGATTGCTGCTAGTCGTTTCGGACTTCCTGTTTCCACTACTCACGTTTCAGTCGGTTCAATTTTTGGTGTTGGAGTTATTTCCAAAACAGCGAATGCGCGTGTTTTTTATCAAATTCTGCTTTCCTGGATTTTAACATTACCTACTGCCGCAATTATTAGTGCAATTTCTTACGGATTATTGCACAGTATATCTTAG
- the arsS gene encoding arsenosugar biosynthesis radical SAM (seleno)protein ArsS (Some members of this family are selenoproteins.) — protein sequence MLQTKITPFKDKLSYSLTKKGINVLQINLGKRCNLACTHCHVEAGPKRTEELTPEICEQLIELIHKFPEIKIVDLTGGAPEMNYGFKPLVEAAKATDKKIIVRSNLTIFFEDNFGDLPEYFAKHQVRVVASLPCYLADNVDKMRGLGVFDDSIRAIQWLNKVGYGNKPDLILDLVYNPQLPTSENFSLTPEQTKLERDYKVFLQEHFEIVFNNLFTITNIPVGRTKMHLERKKLYAPYLQFLESHFNGSTIENLMCRDELSIDYLGNVYDCDFNQMMNLPAKTRNGETLTVAKLLEAGSLNLIDEVQTAAYCYGCTAGCGSSCGGALV from the coding sequence ATGCTTCAAACAAAAATAACACCTTTCAAAGATAAATTAAGTTATTCCTTGACAAAAAAGGGAATTAATGTATTACAAATTAACTTAGGTAAGCGCTGCAACCTCGCTTGTACGCACTGTCATGTGGAAGCGGGACCAAAACGCACAGAAGAACTTACCCCGGAAATTTGTGAACAGTTGATAGAGTTAATTCACAAATTTCCAGAAATTAAAATTGTTGACTTGACAGGTGGTGCCCCGGAGATGAATTATGGATTTAAGCCACTAGTAGAAGCCGCAAAAGCAACGGATAAAAAAATAATTGTCCGGTCGAATTTGACAATTTTCTTTGAAGATAATTTTGGCGACTTACCAGAATATTTTGCGAAACATCAAGTCAGAGTAGTTGCTTCTCTGCCTTGCTATTTAGCAGATAATGTTGATAAAATGCGGGGTCTTGGCGTTTTTGATGATTCGATTCGCGCCATACAATGGTTGAATAAAGTCGGCTATGGAAACAAGCCAGATTTAATTTTAGATTTGGTGTATAATCCCCAATTACCTACAAGCGAAAATTTTTCTTTAACTCCGGAACAGACTAAGCTGGAAAGAGATTACAAAGTGTTCTTGCAAGAACATTTTGAAATTGTGTTTAACAACCTATTCACAATCACAAACATCCCAGTAGGTCGAACTAAAATGCATTTAGAGCGGAAGAAACTTTACGCACCCTATTTGCAGTTTTTAGAGTCGCATTTTAATGGTAGTACAATTGAAAATTTGATGTGTCGTGATGAACTTTCAATTGACTATTTGGGTAATGTCTATGATTGTGACTTTAATCAAATGATGAATTTACCTGCGAAAACTCGCAATGGTGAAACCTTGACAGTTGCTAAGTTGTTAGAAGCTGGTAGTTTAAACTTAATTGATGAAGTACAAACTGCTGCTTATTGTTATGGTTGTACCGCTGGATGTGGTTCGAGTTGTGGTGGTGCTTTAGTGTAA
- the gap gene encoding type I glyceraldehyde-3-phosphate dehydrogenase → MAKLKVGINGFGRIGRLVFRAGMNNPNIEFVGINDLVPPDNLAYLLKYDSTHGTYQGKIEAKEDGIVVDGHFIPCVSMRNPAELPWGKLSADYVVESTGLFTDLAGASNHLKAGAKRVVISAPTKEPEKIRTLLVGVNHDIFDPAKDAIVSNASCTTNCLAPIAKVINDNFGLTEGLMTTVHAMTATQPTVDGPSKKDWRGGRGAAQNIIPSSTGAAKAVALVLPELKGKLTGMALRVPTPDVSVVDLTFKTDKATSYKEICAAMKAASEGGMAGILGYTEDEVVSTDFQGDRRSSIFDAGAGMELNSNFFKVVAWYDNEWGYSNRVVDLMLSMAQKEGLLERVAAGVS, encoded by the coding sequence TTGGCTAAACTGAAAGTTGGCATCAACGGATTTGGACGCATCGGACGGTTAGTGTTTCGTGCTGGTATGAATAATCCCAATATCGAGTTTGTGGGGATTAACGACTTAGTACCACCAGATAACTTGGCTTATTTATTAAAATACGACTCCACCCACGGAACTTATCAGGGCAAGATTGAGGCAAAAGAGGATGGTATCGTCGTCGATGGACACTTCATTCCTTGCGTGTCGATGCGAAATCCGGCAGAGTTACCTTGGGGTAAATTGAGCGCAGATTATGTGGTGGAATCTACGGGGCTTTTCACCGATTTGGCAGGAGCATCAAACCACTTAAAAGCTGGTGCAAAGCGGGTTGTGATTTCCGCTCCTACAAAAGAGCCGGAGAAGATTCGCACTTTGTTAGTTGGTGTTAATCACGACATATTTGACCCAGCAAAAGATGCGATCGTCTCTAATGCTAGCTGCACTACAAACTGTTTGGCACCGATCGCCAAAGTAATTAACGATAACTTCGGTTTAACTGAAGGGTTAATGACTACCGTCCACGCAATGACAGCTACCCAGCCGACTGTAGACGGTCCTTCCAAGAAAGATTGGCGGGGTGGTCGCGGTGCGGCACAAAATATCATACCCTCTTCTACAGGAGCTGCGAAAGCCGTAGCTTTGGTTTTACCAGAGTTAAAGGGTAAGTTAACTGGTATGGCATTGCGAGTCCCGACCCCGGATGTTTCTGTAGTTGATTTGACCTTCAAGACAGATAAAGCGACCAGCTACAAAGAAATTTGTGCGGCAATGAAGGCAGCTTCCGAAGGAGGAATGGCGGGTATTTTGGGTTACACAGAAGATGAAGTAGTTTCCACAGACTTTCAAGGCGATCGCCGTTCTAGTATCTTTGATGCCGGCGCTGGTATGGAACTAAATTCCAACTTCTTTAAGGTTGTTGCCTGGTATGACAACGAATGGGGCTACTCTAATCGTGTAGTTGACTTGATGTTATCAATGGCACAAAAAGAAGGTCTTTTAGAACGTGTTGCTGCCGGTGTTAGTTGA
- the pyk gene encoding pyruvate kinase, with translation MRRTKIICTVGPATSAPERLEALVNAGMNVARLNFSHGAHEFHAQTLHHLRKIGTDTQKPIAIMQDLCGPKIRLGVLPPEGLTVEAGQEVTFVLQESGSSIDELPLPLPTLFAMVRPGEPILINDGRVKLIVSDRDADHIRAMVKIGGVISTSKGVNLPETRLPVSSITEKDLLDLRFGIQLGVDWVAVSFVRSAQDLEPAQRMIEAAGANIRIIAKIERREAVEDLDSILEVADAIMIARGDLGVEIPIYEVPLIQKEITRRCNQAGKPVITATQMLESMISAPDPTRAEATDVANSILDGTDAVMLSGETAVGQYAIAAVEMMHNIAVRTEQSLQEGARHSWTHKGGSLSVTESVAESVCRVAYETGARAILCNTSSGSTAQLVSKYRPTTPIIALTPEETTYRQLALSWGVVPCLIPPVHNAEEMFTNVVKSVVDMGLANNGDKVVITSGVPVGKSGTTSLIKVHTIGQPISA, from the coding sequence ATGCGTCGAACCAAGATTATTTGTACTGTAGGACCTGCTACATCTGCACCTGAACGATTGGAAGCGTTGGTAAATGCGGGAATGAATGTAGCGCGGTTGAATTTCTCTCACGGGGCGCATGAATTCCACGCGCAAACGCTTCATCATCTAAGAAAGATTGGCACAGATACGCAAAAGCCGATCGCGATTATGCAAGATTTGTGCGGTCCAAAGATTCGCTTGGGCGTTTTGCCACCAGAAGGACTAACTGTAGAGGCTGGACAGGAAGTCACTTTTGTGTTGCAAGAGTCTGGTAGCAGTATCGACGAATTGCCTTTACCATTGCCGACTTTATTTGCAATGGTGCGACCTGGTGAACCGATTTTAATTAATGATGGTCGGGTAAAGTTGATTGTAAGCGATCGCGATGCCGACCACATTCGAGCTATGGTGAAAATTGGTGGAGTTATTTCCACCAGCAAAGGTGTAAACTTGCCAGAAACACGTTTACCCGTCAGTTCGATTACCGAAAAAGACTTGCTCGATTTGCGCTTTGGCATTCAGTTGGGTGTAGACTGGGTAGCGGTTTCGTTTGTGCGATCAGCTCAAGATTTAGAACCCGCGCAACGAATGATTGAAGCAGCAGGTGCTAACATTCGCATCATCGCCAAAATCGAAAGACGAGAAGCAGTAGAAGATTTAGATAGTATCTTAGAAGTTGCCGACGCAATTATGATTGCCCGTGGAGACTTGGGGGTGGAAATTCCTATTTATGAAGTCCCCCTAATTCAAAAAGAAATTACACGCCGCTGCAACCAAGCCGGCAAGCCTGTAATTACTGCCACGCAAATGCTAGAGTCGATGATTAGCGCTCCCGATCCCACCCGCGCCGAAGCAACGGATGTTGCAAACTCTATCCTGGATGGTACGGATGCCGTGATGCTTTCTGGAGAAACTGCCGTCGGACAATATGCGATCGCCGCAGTTGAGATGATGCACAATATCGCCGTGCGGACAGAACAATCTCTACAAGAAGGTGCCAGACATTCTTGGACTCACAAGGGCGGTAGTCTCAGCGTGACTGAATCTGTTGCCGAATCTGTTTGTCGTGTCGCTTATGAAACAGGTGCAAGGGCAATTCTCTGCAACACTTCTTCCGGAAGTACGGCGCAATTAGTCTCCAAATACCGTCCGACAACGCCGATAATCGCCCTCACACCAGAAGAAACCACTTACCGTCAGCTTGCACTTTCCTGGGGTGTAGTTCCTTGCTTAATTCCCCCAGTCCACAACGCCGAAGAAATGTTTACGAATGTGGTGAAAAGCGTTGTAGACATGGGTTTAGCAAACAACGGCGATAAAGTCGTGATTACATCCGGTGTCCCAGTTGGTAAATCAGGCACAACCAGTTTAATTAAAGTGCATACAATTGGACAGCCTATTTCTGCCTGA